One genomic region from Sphingobacterium multivorum encodes:
- a CDS encoding PQQ-binding-like beta-propeller repeat protein, whose protein sequence is MRFPIITFFIALSCVFNVAIAQQSFKFAHVTDTHVGGATGEEDLRRTVKDLNTLKDIDFVIVSGDITEFGADHELKLAKRILDSLQLPWYVIPGNHDGNWSENGANTFRTVFGGETFFFKHKGYAFIGTNSGPNMRMSPGQIPRENLVWMDSIFAANPDKQLPLIYINHYPQDSSLNNWFDALKRVKTRNVQLALCGHGHANKLYDWEGIPGVMGRSNLRANKAIGGYNIVTIADGKASYQERNPGVGTQEKPWVVVPMFDHHYENETISYPRPSYAVNAKYAGQVKVNWTFEDASDIGAGLAVYKNSVITSNTAGDIFALDLKTGKKLWAYRTGGKVYSTPAVWKGIVVAGSSDHAIYAVDARNGKLLWKVETEKAVLGSPLLHDGVAFIGGSDGKFRALDIKTGAVKWSFDQVKGFVSTLPTYYLGNVIFGSWSNGFYALDAKTGKLSWEWNNGQANRMFSAAACNPVGVNNRVFVVAPDRFMTALDAKNGAVIWREKKDTIRVRESMGLAADHKLVYVKTMDGDLLGISVAGDRMDVAWKSKLKLPYELTPSAITSNGKLVFVPSHSGLLSGVDAKTGAVVWQYKISNGMVNPVALNGRNTVIASTMDGKIVSLQF, encoded by the coding sequence ATGAGGTTTCCAATTATCACCTTTTTTATTGCATTATCCTGCGTTTTTAACGTTGCGATAGCACAGCAGTCCTTCAAATTTGCCCACGTAACAGACACGCATGTCGGTGGTGCAACAGGTGAGGAGGATTTGCGACGTACTGTAAAGGACCTGAATACATTGAAAGATATTGATTTTGTTATAGTCTCCGGAGATATCACCGAGTTTGGTGCTGATCATGAGTTAAAGCTTGCGAAGCGAATCTTAGATAGTTTGCAGCTGCCTTGGTACGTGATTCCGGGAAATCACGATGGCAATTGGTCAGAAAATGGAGCCAACACGTTTCGCACCGTTTTTGGTGGCGAAACCTTTTTCTTTAAGCATAAAGGCTACGCATTCATTGGAACCAATTCAGGGCCCAATATGCGCATGAGTCCTGGTCAAATTCCTCGGGAAAACCTGGTTTGGATGGATTCCATTTTTGCAGCGAATCCGGATAAACAGCTACCATTGATCTATATTAATCATTATCCACAGGATTCATCGTTAAATAACTGGTTTGATGCACTGAAAAGAGTTAAAACGCGGAATGTCCAATTGGCGCTTTGTGGGCATGGTCATGCCAATAAATTATACGATTGGGAAGGAATTCCGGGGGTGATGGGACGGTCTAATCTGCGTGCGAATAAAGCGATTGGGGGTTATAATATCGTGACCATCGCCGATGGCAAAGCCAGTTATCAAGAGCGTAATCCCGGTGTAGGAACGCAGGAGAAACCTTGGGTTGTTGTTCCAATGTTCGACCATCATTATGAAAATGAAACGATAAGCTACCCGAGACCAAGTTATGCTGTGAATGCAAAATATGCGGGCCAGGTTAAAGTCAATTGGACGTTTGAAGACGCCAGCGACATCGGGGCGGGACTAGCCGTTTACAAAAACAGCGTGATCACATCAAATACCGCGGGCGATATCTTTGCGCTTGACTTAAAAACTGGCAAAAAGCTATGGGCATACCGTACCGGTGGTAAAGTTTATTCTACGCCTGCTGTGTGGAAAGGGATTGTCGTGGCGGGATCATCGGATCATGCAATTTATGCGGTAGATGCCCGTAATGGCAAGTTGTTGTGGAAGGTGGAGACTGAGAAGGCGGTTTTGGGTTCCCCCTTGCTACATGATGGCGTAGCTTTTATCGGTGGCTCGGATGGTAAGTTTAGAGCGCTGGACATCAAGACGGGAGCTGTAAAGTGGAGTTTTGACCAGGTCAAAGGATTTGTATCGACGCTGCCAACGTATTATTTGGGGAATGTAATTTTTGGTTCCTGGAGCAATGGATTCTATGCTTTGGATGCCAAAACGGGTAAGCTTTCGTGGGAGTGGAATAATGGACAGGCCAATCGGATGTTTTCTGCTGCGGCATGCAATCCGGTGGGGGTAAACAATCGTGTTTTTGTAGTTGCACCGGATCGTTTTATGACAGCACTGGATGCGAAGAACGGTGCGGTCATCTGGCGGGAAAAGAAAGATACCATTCGGGTGCGCGAGTCTATGGGGTTGGCTGCAGATCATAAATTGGTTTATGTGAAGACGATGGATGGGGATCTTTTAGGTATTTCGGTTGCTGGTGATCGTATGGATGTTGCCTGGAAGTCCAAACTTAAATTGCCCTACGAATTGACACCTTCTGCAATTACATCCAATGGCAAGTTGGTCTTTGTGCCGAGTCATTCGGGTTTGCTATCTGGAGTTGACGCAAAAACAGGCGCGGTAGTATGGCAATATAAAATATCCAATGGAATGGTTAATCCCGTTGCACTAAATGGGAGAAATACCGTGATAGCGAGTACGATGGATGGCAAAATAGTTTCATTACAGTTTTAA
- a CDS encoding RagB/SusD family nutrient uptake outer membrane protein, whose protein sequence is MKLNRIKIGSIMLSAMLLGVGCSKDVLDRPDQTKVIDENFWRNEADVRLYANDFYLNYFVGYNTFYGTAYAPLVGYNYADDFTSEGTQGGFESVVPTSRGASTVTPDMLTTYSGPTWNFYWVRKANVMLTRIETKAKSKLSEAEYKHWTAVARFFRGYEYSRLVSVFGDVPYFDVEVDPMDQATMYKERTKRGEVMDKVYTDFEYVLDNMRADDGKGYVNKYAAAALISNLMLFEGSWEKYHGLDQDRAKKYLALAVKASEVVMNSGKWSFGSDFKSLFASEDLSSNPEVIFFRTYNDALKVTHAVGSYSNGTEGQKGVNLDLLKSFICNDGKVWQNSALTNASDFSMKSLARTRDPRFEASLMDTVNTASSTFAYGHKFAAREALTYIGKTYPAKWSSNTNTNDAPIVRLGEVVLNWIEARQILAEFFGGAAVTQGDLDKSINAVRNRPLDADAIAKGVKKTAPLTLNSLPNDPSRDADVSPLMWEIRRERRMEFVYEYARLNDIRRWKKLDYMNFSRNVDYSLGPWVNIKKDLPNRLTKAYEGVLKVRDAAGNTITYNGKNADAMVGYYVVPKFANRVSFTDRSYLAPVGLNQIQQYANLGYILTQTPGWQ, encoded by the coding sequence ATGAAATTAAATAGAATAAAAATTGGATCTATCATGCTTTCCGCCATGTTATTGGGGGTAGGCTGTAGTAAGGATGTGCTGGATAGGCCTGATCAAACTAAAGTAATCGATGAAAACTTTTGGAGAAATGAAGCTGATGTTCGTTTGTATGCAAATGATTTTTATTTAAATTATTTTGTTGGCTATAATACTTTTTATGGTACGGCCTATGCTCCCTTAGTGGGATATAACTATGCAGATGACTTTACTTCTGAAGGAACGCAAGGTGGCTTTGAGTCAGTTGTTCCGACGAGTAGAGGTGCGAGTACGGTGACACCTGATATGTTGACGACCTACTCAGGGCCGACCTGGAATTTTTACTGGGTTAGAAAGGCTAATGTGATGTTGACCAGGATTGAAACAAAGGCCAAGTCAAAATTGTCAGAGGCTGAGTATAAGCACTGGACTGCAGTAGCTCGTTTTTTTAGAGGCTACGAATATAGTAGGTTAGTTTCTGTGTTTGGTGATGTGCCTTATTTTGATGTTGAAGTTGATCCGATGGATCAGGCTACAATGTATAAGGAACGTACCAAGCGCGGTGAGGTCATGGATAAAGTCTATACAGATTTTGAGTATGTGCTTGATAATATGCGTGCTGATGACGGAAAAGGTTATGTAAATAAATATGCAGCAGCGGCACTTATTTCTAACCTCATGTTGTTTGAAGGTTCCTGGGAAAAATACCATGGCTTGGATCAAGATCGTGCGAAAAAGTATCTCGCGCTTGCGGTTAAAGCGTCCGAAGTTGTCATGAATAGTGGAAAGTGGTCTTTTGGAAGTGATTTTAAAAGCCTGTTTGCATCTGAAGATCTTTCAAGCAATCCAGAGGTAATTTTCTTCAGAACTTATAATGATGCCTTGAAAGTAACGCACGCCGTAGGTTCTTACAGTAATGGTACTGAAGGGCAGAAGGGCGTTAACTTGGATTTGTTGAAATCTTTTATCTGTAACGATGGAAAGGTTTGGCAAAACTCAGCGCTTACAAATGCTTCGGACTTTTCGATGAAATCTTTGGCGAGAACGAGAGACCCACGGTTTGAAGCTTCGTTGATGGATACCGTTAATACAGCTTCATCAACATTTGCTTACGGTCATAAATTTGCTGCTAGAGAAGCCTTGACGTATATTGGAAAAACTTATCCAGCAAAATGGAGTAGTAATACAAATACAAATGATGCTCCGATTGTGCGTCTTGGTGAGGTTGTGTTGAATTGGATTGAGGCAAGGCAGATTCTTGCGGAGTTTTTTGGTGGAGCAGCTGTTACCCAAGGTGATTTGGATAAATCAATCAATGCGGTACGGAATAGGCCGCTAGACGCAGATGCCATAGCTAAAGGGGTAAAGAAAACGGCACCTTTGACATTAAATTCCCTGCCGAACGATCCAAGCCGCGATGCGGATGTATCGCCGTTGATGTGGGAAATCAGACGTGAACGAAGAATGGAATTTGTATATGAGTATGCGCGATTGAATGATATCCGTCGCTGGAAAAAATTGGATTATATGAACTTTTCACGCAATGTCGATTATTCATTGGGTCCCTGGGTAAATATCAAAAAGGACCTTCCAAATCGTTTGACAAAAGCTTACGAAGGTGTTTTGAAAGTCCGTGACGCAGCAGGAAATACAATCACCTACAATGGTAAAAACGCCGATGCTATGGTAGGATATTACGTTGTTCCGAAATTTGCAAACAGGGTAAGTTTTACCGATCGGTCGTACTTGGCTCCTGTTGGACTGAATCAGATTCAACAATATGCAAATTTGGGCTATATCTTAACACAGACGCCAGGCTGGCAATAG
- a CDS encoding SusC/RagA family TonB-linked outer membrane protein translates to MRKFVLFSVALGLSFPSESYSFAKKEGALNRDNLASAFLSSSAKNAFQNTVQGTVKDGKGPVSGVSVSVIGGTASTKTDAQGHFKITAAVGSKLRFSSVGYVTKEVAVTSATLDVTLADDNQALDEVVVVGYGTQKKGNLTGAVSSINVKENLQSRPIADVGRAIQGTTPGFSVTVPSGEVGSDPTMRIRGAISSIQGNSSPLILVDNVEIPSIQYVNPDDVESITVLKDAASSSIYGAKAAFGVVLIKTKTGGSAEKVTVNYSNNFSFQNPYKKLEMGRVNALKYTIDALERVGGTETGAFYKVNRESYERAVEWDKKYGSSIGKDDPTVYGRDWYVDPGSPTKKYGVRTYDPYDYMVREWAPTQTHNLSLNGTIKKTQYTASFGSLNQSGMLKAGDSDKFKRYNAALRLNTELNKYVTIRGGAMFAQRNKIYPYATNSTTADPWLYMYRWSSLYPMGYDENNNPIRSPWSENEAANQASMLRNYINLSAGATVNIMKNWKVDVDYTFTNEDYSWRKNGTRYTAANSWVAAKQRFDAQGNPVYVNKEGAVVNKGDADATLAYDLSNDMYTANGSAQDHIYMRSQNEHKHTVNAFTTYELDLNDDHNFKFILGLNRVTNDGSYHWTQRADLLDITNPQFDLAVGQITGSGGEYWESQLGYFGRVNYAYKNKYLFEGNIRYDGSSKFPTDLKWRWFPSFSAGWVVSEEKFMDWSRATLNQLKFRGSWGVIGNQTVPSDLYVSNMDAGQINYIVNGALLNSVGTPKLNWPNVTWEDLETLDFGADARFFKNKLGLTFDWYQKKTKNMFAPLEGTTLTLGSAAPWGNFGTLTTKGFELAIDFNHRFENGLGINFRANLDDSKSVFSGYTSLRTTGVNYNGRVYGDIWGYETDRLYQYNDFVLDGNNNPQLVKPNADMTKYYGSTDNVYLLKEGPNGEKPVYQPRFQNSTNFYFGPGDVKFKDLNGDGEIDNGDGTIDNPGDMKIIGNSTPRYQYGFRFGADWKGFDVSAFFQGVGQRKVWGAGFLAIPGFNTSDGAMPASFVNDYWTKDNQGAFYPAAFNNGGSANVNNMQVQSRYLLDMSYLRIKNLTVGYTIPQHIVQRAKINNLRVYVSLENFFTWDKLRGLPIDPEEVEGFSIFNETNYNGGRTGVGTPTFKSASFGVQLNF, encoded by the coding sequence ATGCGAAAATTTGTACTATTTTCTGTTGCTCTTGGATTGAGTTTTCCTTCTGAATCCTATTCTTTTGCAAAAAAAGAAGGTGCTTTGAATCGCGACAATTTAGCAAGCGCTTTTCTGAGTTCTTCTGCAAAAAATGCGTTTCAAAATACGGTGCAAGGTACTGTAAAGGATGGAAAAGGTCCAGTCTCTGGGGTAAGCGTGTCTGTGATTGGCGGTACTGCGTCAACTAAGACTGATGCTCAGGGGCATTTTAAAATTACAGCTGCCGTGGGGAGCAAGTTGCGTTTTTCGTCTGTAGGATACGTGACGAAGGAGGTTGCCGTTACTTCAGCTACGCTTGATGTAACATTAGCGGACGATAATCAAGCGTTGGACGAAGTGGTCGTTGTCGGTTACGGTACCCAGAAAAAAGGTAACCTAACTGGTGCGGTTTCATCGATCAATGTGAAGGAGAATCTACAGAGTCGTCCGATCGCCGATGTCGGCCGGGCAATTCAAGGGACGACGCCAGGATTTAGTGTTACTGTACCGAGTGGTGAGGTTGGATCTGATCCTACCATGCGTATTCGTGGTGCAATATCTTCCATTCAAGGGAATAGTAGTCCATTGATCTTGGTGGATAATGTGGAAATCCCGAGTATCCAATATGTAAATCCGGATGATGTTGAGTCGATCACCGTATTAAAAGATGCTGCCTCTTCGTCCATCTATGGTGCGAAAGCTGCTTTTGGTGTCGTATTGATTAAGACGAAAACAGGTGGAAGTGCGGAAAAGGTTACCGTAAATTATTCTAATAACTTCTCATTCCAAAATCCATATAAAAAGTTGGAAATGGGACGTGTTAATGCCTTGAAATATACCATTGACGCATTAGAAAGAGTTGGCGGAACCGAAACGGGTGCTTTCTATAAAGTAAATAGAGAAAGTTATGAACGCGCAGTGGAGTGGGATAAAAAATATGGATCTTCAATCGGGAAAGATGATCCAACGGTATATGGCAGAGACTGGTATGTAGATCCGGGGTCGCCGACGAAAAAGTACGGTGTTAGAACGTATGATCCATATGATTATATGGTGCGCGAGTGGGCTCCCACACAAACACATAACTTGTCTTTAAATGGTACCATTAAGAAGACACAATATACAGCTTCATTTGGTTCGTTAAACCAAAGCGGTATGTTAAAGGCAGGCGATTCGGATAAGTTTAAACGGTATAATGCTGCATTAAGACTGAATACCGAACTGAATAAATATGTGACTATTAGGGGTGGAGCGATGTTTGCACAACGGAACAAGATCTATCCTTATGCGACAAACTCAACAACGGCCGATCCATGGTTGTACATGTATCGCTGGAGCTCCCTTTATCCAATGGGCTATGACGAAAATAACAACCCAATCAGAAGTCCATGGAGTGAAAATGAGGCGGCAAACCAAGCTTCCATGCTTCGCAATTATATTAATTTAAGCGCTGGTGCTACAGTTAATATAATGAAGAATTGGAAAGTAGATGTAGACTATACATTTACCAATGAGGATTATAGCTGGCGTAAAAACGGGACGAGATATACAGCAGCCAATTCTTGGGTAGCAGCCAAACAACGGTTTGATGCACAAGGAAATCCAGTTTATGTCAATAAAGAAGGAGCTGTTGTCAATAAGGGAGATGCTGATGCAACTTTAGCTTATGATCTTTCCAATGATATGTATACAGCGAATGGTTCTGCGCAAGATCATATCTATATGCGTTCACAAAATGAACATAAGCATACTGTCAATGCATTTACAACGTATGAACTCGACTTGAATGATGATCATAACTTTAAATTTATCCTTGGTTTAAATAGAGTAACAAACGATGGTTCTTACCATTGGACACAGCGTGCTGATTTATTGGATATCACAAATCCTCAGTTTGATTTGGCTGTGGGCCAAATTACGGGTAGCGGTGGTGAGTATTGGGAATCTCAATTAGGGTATTTTGGCCGTGTGAACTATGCGTATAAGAATAAGTATCTATTTGAAGGTAATATCCGTTATGATGGTTCCTCCAAGTTTCCAACAGATTTGAAATGGCGATGGTTTCCATCTTTTTCAGCAGGCTGGGTAGTTTCAGAAGAAAAATTCATGGACTGGTCAAGGGCTACATTAAATCAGTTGAAGTTTAGAGGTTCATGGGGTGTTATCGGAAATCAAACGGTACCTTCTGATCTTTATGTTTCAAACATGGATGCGGGTCAGATTAATTACATCGTCAATGGCGCATTGTTGAATTCTGTGGGTACGCCAAAACTGAATTGGCCAAACGTTACGTGGGAAGATCTGGAAACCCTGGATTTCGGTGCGGATGCCAGATTCTTCAAGAATAAATTAGGTTTGACGTTTGATTGGTATCAGAAGAAGACCAAAAATATGTTTGCTCCTTTGGAAGGAACAACACTCACCTTGGGTTCTGCGGCGCCTTGGGGTAACTTCGGTACCTTGACGACCAAAGGCTTTGAATTGGCCATCGATTTTAATCACCGATTTGAGAATGGATTGGGTATTAATTTTAGGGCTAATTTGGATGACTCTAAATCTGTTTTTAGTGGATATACGTCATTACGCACTACCGGTGTGAATTATAATGGTCGGGTATATGGTGATATTTGGGGGTATGAGACAGACCGTCTGTACCAATACAATGATTTTGTATTGGATGGAAATAACAATCCGCAGTTGGTAAAACCAAATGCAGATATGACCAAATATTATGGAAGTACAGATAACGTCTATCTCTTGAAAGAGGGGCCGAATGGTGAAAAGCCTGTCTATCAGCCACGATTCCAAAATTCAACTAATTTCTATTTTGGTCCTGGGGATGTTAAATTCAAAGATTTGAATGGTGACGGCGAGATCGATAATGGTGACGGTACGATCGATAATCCTGGCGATATGAAGATCATTGGTAATTCGACGCCTCGTTATCAGTATGGCTTTAGATTTGGTGCTGATTGGAAAGGCTTCGATGTTTCAGCATTTTTCCAAGGTGTGGGGCAACGTAAAGTTTGGGGAGCGGGATTCTTGGCGATTCCAGGATTTAACACTTCAGATGGAGCGATGCCTGCAAGCTTTGTAAACGATTACTGGACGAAAGATAATCAAGGAGCATTCTATCCGGCTGCATTCAACAACGGTGGTAGTGCGAATGTCAATAATATGCAAGTTCAGTCCCGCTATCTGTTGGATATGTCGTATTTGAGAATTAAGAACCTAACTGTGGGGTATACAATTCCTCAGCATATTGTGCAACGAGCTAAGATAAATAACTTACGTGTTTATGTTTCGTTGGAGAATTTCTTCACTTGGGATAAGCTTCGTGGCTTACCGATTGATCCGGAAGAGGTGGAAGGCTTCTCGATTTTTAATGAAACGAATTACAACGGTGGACGTACAGGTGTTGGAACACCAACATTTAAGAGTGCCTCATTTGGTGTTCAGTTAAACTTTTAA
- a CDS encoding exo-beta-N-acetylmuramidase NamZ family protein — protein MMKNALLKLSFLISVVAWVSCGNSLKSTQASKTAVNSMTGRVTSQVVIPGADQLTLYLPQLKGKKVGIMGNQTSIVGADKKHLVDVLIDNKVDLKFAFAPEHGFRGNVERGEKFGNDVDQKTGLPLFTLYGGNKKQDSIVNSIDVMIFDLQDVGARFYTYITSLHRVMELCAKHNKKLIVLDRPNPNGDQVDGPVRHDDKFKSDVSWHKIAMIHGLTIGELAQMINGERWLEHGRQADVTIVQVKNWNHNSRYELPVIPSPSLPNYLSVRLYLSLCLFEGTDISVGRGTDWPFQVLGYTNPVYGSFTFTPGERHGMSKHVEGKGTVNYGVDLRGLDADHQKFTLKYLLDFYQKTPDKSTFFARPEFFDKLAGTDQLRKQILSGQSEAQIRASWSEDLKAYKQMRKKYLLYTDFE, from the coding sequence ATGATGAAAAATGCCTTATTAAAGCTATCCTTTTTAATTTCTGTTGTTGCTTGGGTTTCCTGTGGGAATTCGTTGAAGTCTACGCAAGCGAGCAAAACCGCAGTAAACAGCATGACCGGCCGGGTAACGAGCCAAGTTGTTATTCCGGGTGCAGATCAACTTACGCTGTATTTACCACAACTAAAAGGTAAGAAAGTGGGAATAATGGGAAATCAAACTTCCATTGTAGGGGCTGATAAAAAACATCTTGTCGATGTCTTGATCGATAATAAGGTTGATTTGAAGTTTGCCTTTGCGCCTGAACATGGTTTCCGCGGGAACGTTGAACGTGGTGAGAAGTTTGGGAATGATGTTGATCAAAAGACGGGTTTGCCGCTGTTTACATTATATGGAGGTAATAAGAAACAAGATTCTATCGTCAATTCCATTGATGTGATGATTTTCGACCTGCAGGACGTTGGGGCACGCTTTTATACATACATCACTTCTTTGCACCGTGTAATGGAATTATGTGCAAAGCATAATAAAAAATTAATTGTACTGGATCGTCCAAATCCAAATGGCGACCAGGTGGATGGACCTGTAAGGCATGATGATAAGTTTAAATCAGATGTTTCCTGGCATAAAATAGCCATGATCCATGGTTTAACAATCGGCGAGCTGGCGCAGATGATCAATGGAGAGCGGTGGCTTGAGCATGGCCGCCAGGCCGATGTAACGATTGTACAGGTCAAAAATTGGAATCATAACAGTAGGTATGAGCTGCCGGTCATCCCATCGCCAAGTCTGCCAAATTATCTTTCTGTTCGGTTGTACCTTTCATTATGTCTTTTTGAAGGTACGGATATTTCGGTAGGTCGGGGTACGGATTGGCCGTTCCAGGTATTAGGTTATACAAATCCGGTCTATGGCTCCTTTACTTTTACACCGGGCGAACGTCACGGTATGTCCAAACATGTGGAGGGCAAAGGAACAGTCAATTATGGTGTTGATTTGCGCGGTCTGGATGCTGATCATCAAAAATTTACCTTAAAATATCTGTTGGACTTTTATCAAAAGACACCTGATAAATCCACTTTCTTCGCGCGGCCTGAATTTTTTGATAAGCTTGCGGGGACAGATCAATTACGTAAGCAAATCCTTTCCGGACAATCTGAAGCTCAGATTCGTGCTTCTTGGTCTGAGGACTTGAAAGCCTATAAGCAAATGCGTAAAAAGTATCTGCTTTATACCGATTTCGAATAG
- a CDS encoding N-acetylmuramoyl-L-alanine amidase, which translates to MKYCINFLLLFIPFVLFAQSPKIIQKPITWDKDRIQLSLEYLKNRHGLSQSTPVIHPKMVVVHWTANNSVKATFNTFNPTRLPGRPELTKASALNVSSQFVIDRDGTIYQFLPDSIFARHTIGLNYCAIGIENIGSRQNPLTDAQLKANEELIRYLSKKYPIEFVLGHHEYQRFKKTSWWKETDPNYITGKDDPGDKFMHELRKHLVDLKLNPLP; encoded by the coding sequence ATGAAATATTGTATTAATTTCCTTCTTCTTTTTATACCATTTGTGCTTTTTGCACAATCACCCAAAATTATTCAAAAACCGATTACCTGGGATAAGGACCGTATTCAACTTTCATTGGAGTACCTCAAAAATCGGCACGGTCTATCGCAGTCGACTCCGGTTATCCATCCTAAAATGGTGGTAGTGCATTGGACGGCGAATAACAGTGTGAAAGCGACCTTTAATACATTCAATCCTACGCGGCTTCCGGGTCGTCCGGAACTGACCAAGGCAAGTGCCTTGAATGTATCTTCGCAATTTGTCATCGATCGTGACGGTACGATTTATCAGTTTTTACCAGATTCTATTTTTGCACGGCATACCATAGGTCTCAACTATTGTGCAATAGGGATAGAAAATATAGGTAGTCGTCAGAATCCACTGACTGATGCACAATTGAAAGCAAATGAAGAGCTTATCCGTTACCTCAGTAAGAAATATCCCATCGAATTTGTTTTAGGTCACCATGAGTACCAACGTTTTAAGAAAACAAGCTGGTGGAAAGAAACTGATCCCAATTACATCACGGGTAAAGATGATCCGGGAGATAAATTTATGCATGAGCTAAGAAAGCATCTTGTCGATCTGAAATTGAACCCCCTACCTTAA
- a CDS encoding SusD/RagB family nutrient-binding outer membrane lipoprotein, with translation MNKYKRIVSFLLVLTLFSSCSKNWLDINIDPNTPSSTVASVQSRLAWIQHYYMYAQGTAGTRAGFVTQQLTFVNGTASNSMIAGWNPAAGMSTTPYQFFFVGAGANFKDMEDKATADKAYHYLGALHAIRAMGFMLMTDWYGEMPYTEALGTIITPKFDGGKVIFEGCLADIDKAIEYFNMTQPGTAAPLSAGDSWNGGDVSKWLKMCYGLKARWLNNLSKKSALYKPDDVLAALNKAATSVGESTVIAHMDDATDNIGDILFADPVKTSIVFNNAGMNTNTLVTKWYENLLTNFDNKGIEDPRADKLLPWAEYGYPKKMIRSKGVDMQSTIRMNSGPIASSYNDKDVAIQSNGRTVNPHSWYINSANTARWGDTVYVSIKSSSKGYDSDVSDTYRWKDGTVAASGTFYSRPDAPTHLVAYPEMCFIKAEVLFNKGDKAGAFNAYKEGIKAHIDLMNIKLGSYADASPSKSPMTQAKIDNFLNNGIGTAGDITLAKIMTQKFIALSFSQQNWNDMRRYDFSSSVYPGWSVPYEYTVTAAAQTKIPQGKQFRRVRQVSHEINYNSDNLKASHPNALNDDIWSFPVWWDTKE, from the coding sequence ATGAATAAATATAAGAGAATAGTCTCATTTCTGTTGGTTCTAACTTTATTTTCGTCCTGTAGTAAGAATTGGTTGGATATCAATATAGACCCGAATACGCCATCCAGCACCGTGGCTTCGGTTCAGAGTCGTTTGGCTTGGATACAGCATTATTACATGTATGCACAAGGGACAGCGGGGACACGGGCGGGGTTTGTGACACAGCAACTGACATTTGTCAACGGTACTGCATCAAACAGTATGATTGCTGGCTGGAACCCTGCAGCAGGTATGTCGACCACACCTTATCAGTTTTTCTTTGTCGGTGCAGGGGCAAATTTTAAGGATATGGAAGATAAGGCTACGGCCGATAAGGCTTATCATTATCTTGGTGCATTGCATGCTATCCGTGCCATGGGTTTTATGCTAATGACGGATTGGTATGGTGAGATGCCTTACACGGAGGCCTTGGGTACCATCATAACGCCAAAATTTGATGGTGGAAAAGTGATTTTCGAGGGTTGTCTTGCTGATATTGATAAGGCAATTGAATACTTTAATATGACACAGCCTGGCACTGCTGCCCCCTTGTCAGCCGGCGACAGCTGGAATGGTGGCGATGTAAGTAAGTGGCTGAAGATGTGTTATGGCTTAAAAGCGCGATGGTTGAATAACCTATCGAAAAAGAGCGCTTTGTACAAACCGGATGATGTATTGGCGGCGTTAAATAAGGCTGCCACTTCGGTGGGAGAAAGCACAGTGATAGCCCATATGGATGATGCGACTGATAATATCGGGGATATCCTATTTGCAGATCCTGTAAAAACCTCTATCGTTTTTAATAATGCGGGTATGAATACCAATACTTTGGTTACGAAATGGTATGAGAATTTATTAACCAATTTTGACAATAAAGGCATAGAGGATCCGCGGGCAGACAAATTATTACCTTGGGCAGAATACGGTTATCCCAAAAAGATGATCCGTTCCAAGGGAGTAGATATGCAGTCTACTATCCGCATGAACTCCGGGCCTATAGCGTCCTCTTATAATGATAAAGATGTGGCTATTCAGAGTAATGGCCGTACGGTAAACCCACACTCCTGGTATATTAACAGTGCCAATACAGCACGTTGGGGAGATACCGTTTATGTATCCATTAAAAGTAGTTCCAAGGGATATGACAGCGATGTGTCAGATACCTATAGATGGAAAGATGGTACCGTGGCTGCTTCAGGTACATTTTATTCGCGTCCCGATGCGCCTACCCATCTGGTTGCATACCCCGAAATGTGCTTTATTAAAGCTGAGGTCTTATTTAATAAGGGAGATAAAGCAGGTGCCTTCAATGCCTATAAAGAGGGAATTAAAGCACATATTGACTTAATGAATATAAAGCTGGGTTCTTATGCAGACGCCAGTCCGAGCAAATCGCCAATGACCCAGGCCAAGATCGATAATTTTCTAAACAATGGCATTGGTACGGCGGGAGATATTACATTGGCTAAAATTATGACGCAAAAATTTATCGCACTTTCGTTTTCACAGCAAAACTGGAATGATATGCGTCGCTATGATTTTAGTAGTTCAGTCTATCCCGGTTGGTCAGTTCCCTATGAGTACACGGTGACCGCAGCAGCACAAACTAAAATACCGCAAGGAAAGCAGTTCAGAAGAGTACGTCAGGTTTCGCATGAGATCAACTACAATTCCGATAATTTAAAAGCATCTCATCCGAATGCGTTAAATGACGATATCTGGTCATTCCCGGTTTGGTGGGATACCAAAGAATAA